Proteins from a genomic interval of Halostella salina:
- a CDS encoding MBL fold metallo-hydrolase, which yields MERIMLSNSAFEGNNNAYLFDDGPETVLLDTGDWMEATRTQLTDALDSHGVSVADIDRILLTHWHHDHTGLAGEIQAASGADVFVHAEDAPLVGGDDDAWAAFHDAQERYFEEWGIPEPKRAELRDRMVDPTTLDAPEVTPMSDGDTFTVNGRDLRVVHTSGHAAGLCMFETTLDGSDVVFTGDALLPEYTPNVGGADVRVRKPLEKYLRALRRIADAGYSRAWPGHRDPIDDPTARAEHIARHHEERAWRVLTALDESGPLDPWAVSAELFGELSGIHILHGPGEAYAHLEHLARTGAVVAERRTYRIAERASDALDRRTDQRWELDV from the coding sequence ATGGAACGCATCATGTTGTCGAACTCGGCGTTCGAGGGGAACAACAACGCCTATCTCTTCGACGACGGACCGGAAACGGTCCTGCTCGACACCGGCGACTGGATGGAGGCGACGCGGACACAGCTAACGGACGCGCTCGACAGCCACGGGGTGTCGGTCGCGGACATCGACCGGATCTTGCTGACTCACTGGCACCACGACCACACCGGACTGGCCGGGGAGATCCAGGCGGCGAGCGGCGCTGACGTGTTCGTCCACGCCGAGGACGCCCCGCTGGTCGGCGGCGACGACGACGCGTGGGCTGCCTTCCACGACGCGCAGGAACGTTACTTCGAGGAGTGGGGGATCCCGGAGCCGAAACGGGCGGAACTCCGGGACCGGATGGTCGACCCCACGACGCTCGACGCGCCGGAGGTTACCCCGATGTCCGACGGCGATACCTTCACTGTCAACGGGCGCGACCTGCGCGTCGTCCACACGTCGGGCCACGCCGCAGGACTGTGTATGTTCGAGACGACGCTCGACGGATCCGACGTCGTGTTCACGGGGGATGCGCTGCTTCCCGAGTACACGCCGAACGTCGGCGGGGCCGACGTCCGGGTGCGGAAACCGCTGGAGAAATACCTCCGTGCCCTCCGTCGTATCGCGGACGCGGGGTACTCGCGGGCCTGGCCCGGACACCGCGACCCGATCGACGACCCGACTGCCCGCGCCGAACACATCGCCCGGCATCACGAGGAGCGCGCGTGGCGCGTCCTCACTGCGCTCGACGAGTCCGGGCCGCTCGACCCGTGGGCGGTCAGCGCCGAGCTGTTCGGGGAGCTATCCGGCATCCACATCCTCCACGGACCGGGGGAGGCGTACGCCCACCTCGAACATCTGGCGCGGACGGGCGCAGTGGTCGCGGAGCGACGCACGTATCGCATCGCCGAGCGCGCGAGCGACGCGCTGGACCGGCGCACGGACCAGCGGTGGGAGCTCGACGTTTAG
- a CDS encoding METTL5 family protein, which translates to MSTRSALSRQLGVVTGFDDPDAALEQYPTPPDLAASIIHVADLRGDVEGRTVVDLGTGTGMLALAAALRGPERVVGIDLDPSPLRTARDNERKVAASADVGWVQGDATDQPLSVDGVTVVMNPPFGAQDGNEHADRAFLEAAAGIAAVSYSVHNAGSREFVESFAADAGGEVTEAFAAELALDRQFDHHDADRETIDAEVFRIDWTAQ; encoded by the coding sequence GTGAGCACCCGGAGCGCGCTCTCCCGCCAGCTCGGCGTCGTCACGGGGTTCGACGATCCGGACGCCGCCCTCGAACAGTACCCCACGCCGCCGGATCTCGCCGCCTCCATTATCCACGTCGCCGACCTCCGCGGCGACGTGGAGGGCCGAACCGTCGTCGATCTGGGGACCGGGACGGGGATGCTCGCACTCGCCGCCGCGCTCCGCGGTCCCGAGCGCGTCGTCGGCATCGACCTCGACCCGTCGCCGCTCCGGACGGCGCGGGACAACGAGCGCAAGGTCGCCGCCTCCGCCGACGTGGGGTGGGTGCAGGGCGACGCCACCGACCAGCCGCTGTCGGTCGACGGCGTCACCGTCGTGATGAACCCGCCGTTCGGCGCGCAGGACGGCAACGAGCACGCCGACCGCGCGTTCCTCGAAGCCGCCGCCGGGATCGCCGCCGTCTCCTACTCCGTCCACAACGCGGGCAGCCGCGAGTTCGTCGAGTCGTTCGCCGCCGACGCCGGCGGCGAGGTGACGGAGGCGTTCGCGGCGGAGCTGGCACTCGACCGGCAGTTCGACCACCACGACGCCGACCGCGAGACGATCGACGCCGAGGTCTTCCGGATCGACTGGACCGCGCAGTAG
- a CDS encoding disk-shape morphogenesis protein volactin, whose protein sequence is MAKGLDVGTMNILSAQQDGSDTVFVQQRNSFVEIEYSDMAEQMLSRSEVLHIRKDDTVYVVGDDALNFANIFNRETRRPMKHGILSSDEQSAIPMMKLIIEQVVGEPDRPNEKLYFSTPADPIDSDLSTLYHQKTIESFLDDMGYDAEPINEGMAVVYSELADNNFTGLGISFGAGMTNVCLSYYAVPVMKFSVARGGDWVDEQAAQATGTPVDKVTSIKEEDFELDFTTDVGGVEGALSIYYENLLDYVIERVVQEVDEEDVEEGLDVPVVVTGGTSSPDGFEELFRDHLEDANIPFSISGVTHASEPLYSVARGGLVAARSDEEDPDAGGAADDAEAEAAAADE, encoded by the coding sequence ATGGCCAAAGGCCTAGACGTCGGCACGATGAACATCCTGTCGGCCCAGCAGGACGGCAGCGACACGGTGTTCGTACAGCAGCGCAACTCCTTCGTCGAGATCGAGTACTCCGATATGGCGGAGCAGATGCTCTCCCGGAGCGAAGTCCTCCACATCCGGAAGGACGATACGGTGTACGTCGTGGGCGACGACGCCCTGAACTTCGCCAACATCTTCAACCGCGAGACGCGCCGCCCGATGAAACACGGGATCCTCTCCAGCGACGAGCAGTCCGCGATCCCGATGATGAAGCTCATCATCGAGCAGGTCGTCGGCGAGCCCGACCGCCCGAACGAGAAGCTCTACTTCTCGACGCCGGCCGACCCGATCGACTCGGACCTCTCGACGCTGTATCACCAGAAGACGATCGAGTCGTTCCTCGACGACATGGGGTACGACGCCGAGCCGATCAACGAGGGGATGGCAGTCGTCTACTCCGAACTCGCGGACAACAACTTCACCGGCCTCGGCATCTCCTTCGGCGCGGGCATGACGAACGTCTGCCTGTCGTACTACGCGGTGCCCGTGATGAAGTTCTCCGTCGCCCGCGGCGGCGACTGGGTCGACGAGCAGGCCGCGCAGGCGACCGGCACGCCCGTCGACAAGGTCACCTCCATCAAGGAGGAGGACTTCGAACTCGACTTCACCACCGACGTGGGCGGAGTCGAGGGCGCGCTGTCGATCTACTACGAGAACCTGCTCGACTACGTCATCGAGCGCGTCGTCCAGGAGGTCGACGAGGAGGACGTCGAGGAGGGGCTCGACGTGCCCGTCGTCGTCACCGGCGGCACCTCCAGCCCCGACGGGTTCGAGGAGCTGTTCCGTGACCATCTCGAGGACGCGAACATCCCGTTCTCGATCAGCGGCGTGACCCACGCCAGCGAGCCGCTGTACAGCGTCGCGCGTGGCGGCCTAGTCGCCGCGCGGTCGGACGAGGAAGACCCCGACGCGGGCGGCGCGGCGGACGACGCGGAGGCCGAAGCGGCCGCCGCCGACGAGTAA
- a CDS encoding DUF7139 domain-containing protein codes for MVESKETDNRLFEWYRTYIGEPDARTDVYLGFGLFFGGIALGVIALVLFLWGSAAEPRTAAYFARMGPAYTLGMLSLPAAMIGIVVLLPVEQRAQYAAAVGGAINLAAVVGFNAVYPDDWNGYGADYTLEVVAAYATGLTVVVGATGAALVAHQLARVQPQPGDIEPVEDEDDDGEAISDEQIESDIESAMEDVELSWGGVEKHEGRKISVNTDADIDVSGMDVDAETSRSTGVDSQVQGLRQMKGGEKKTATSESTVDDQTAKLNELRQQKREDDEASSSDDGGLPGLLSRLRSKLGLS; via the coding sequence ATGGTTGAAAGTAAGGAAACCGACAACCGTCTCTTCGAGTGGTACCGGACCTACATCGGGGAGCCGGACGCCCGCACGGACGTCTACCTCGGGTTCGGGCTGTTCTTCGGTGGGATCGCGCTGGGGGTCATCGCACTGGTACTGTTCCTCTGGGGGAGCGCCGCGGAGCCGCGAACGGCCGCCTACTTCGCGCGGATGGGACCGGCCTACACGCTCGGCATGCTGTCGCTGCCGGCGGCGATGATCGGCATCGTCGTGTTGCTGCCGGTCGAGCAGCGGGCGCAGTACGCCGCCGCGGTCGGCGGCGCGATCAACCTCGCCGCAGTGGTCGGCTTCAACGCCGTGTACCCCGACGACTGGAACGGCTACGGCGCGGACTACACGCTGGAGGTCGTCGCCGCGTACGCCACCGGCCTGACCGTCGTCGTCGGCGCGACCGGCGCGGCGCTGGTCGCCCACCAGCTCGCGCGGGTCCAGCCCCAGCCCGGCGACATCGAGCCGGTCGAGGACGAGGACGACGACGGCGAGGCGATCTCCGACGAGCAGATCGAGTCCGACATCGAGAGCGCGATGGAGGACGTGGAGCTGTCGTGGGGCGGCGTCGAGAAACACGAGGGCCGGAAGATCTCGGTCAACACCGACGCCGACATCGACGTGTCCGGGATGGACGTAGACGCCGAGACCTCGCGGTCGACCGGCGTCGACTCGCAGGTCCAGGGGCTCCGGCAGATGAAAGGCGGCGAGAAGAAAACCGCAACGTCGGAATCTACTGTCGACGACCAGACGGCGAAGTTGAACGAACTCCGACAGCAAAAGCGGGAGGACGACGAAGCGTCGAGTTCCGACGACGGCGGCCTGCCGGGGCTGCTCTCCCGGCTCCGTAGCAAGCTCGGATTGAGCTAA
- a CDS encoding DNA methyltransferase gives MSANERHGRSFQVPLVCASASGRWRTLRVPALPRTLARGASERRALALAAWKDGPRGSVSHTGRKHLTWVPGSEAMETVLSFEYDHRHEMPQGHDEIRTPDALVEHFLREYTDPGDRVFDPFAGFGTTLRTAERLDRVPYGIEYEPDRVEYVRDKLDGGEVRNADVLELDADAFPACELAFTSPPFCVEGMERNPFENYAGESTYAEYLDDAATAFANVADVLAPGGHLVIEVVNMRHDGEVTTLAWDLADSAAESLAFRGEVVVAWEGDGYPDREGSYGYGFDHSYCLVFENPA, from the coding sequence ATGTCCGCCAACGAGCGCCACGGGCGCTCGTTCCAGGTACCGCTAGTCTGCGCGAGCGCCAGCGGTCGCTGGCGCACGCTTCGAGTGCCTGCCCTTCCCCGGACGCTCGCACGCGGCGCGTCGGAGCGCCGCGCGCTCGCGCTGGCCGCGTGGAAAGACGGGCCGCGTGGTTCTGTCTCTCATACCGGGAGAAAGCACTTGACGTGGGTTCCCGGATCCGAGGCCATGGAGACGGTACTCTCGTTCGAGTACGACCACCGCCACGAGATGCCCCAGGGCCACGACGAGATCCGAACCCCGGATGCGCTCGTGGAGCATTTTCTCCGCGAGTACACCGACCCCGGCGACCGCGTCTTCGACCCCTTCGCCGGATTCGGGACGACGCTCCGGACCGCCGAACGCCTTGACCGCGTTCCCTACGGCATCGAGTACGAACCCGACCGCGTCGAGTACGTCCGCGACAAACTGGACGGGGGCGAGGTGCGCAACGCCGATGTCCTCGAACTGGACGCCGACGCGTTCCCGGCCTGCGAACTCGCCTTCACCTCGCCGCCGTTCTGTGTCGAGGGGATGGAGCGCAACCCCTTCGAGAACTACGCCGGCGAGAGTACGTACGCGGAGTACCTCGACGACGCCGCGACCGCGTTCGCCAACGTCGCCGACGTGCTCGCGCCGGGCGGCCACCTCGTGATCGAGGTGGTGAACATGCGCCACGACGGCGAGGTGACGACGCTCGCGTGGGACCTGGCCGACAGCGCGGCCGAGTCGCTCGCGTTCCGGGGCGAGGTCGTCGTGGCGTGGGAGGGCGACGGCTACCCCGACCGCGAGGGCAGCTACGGCTACGGCTTCGACCACTCGTACTGTCTGGTGTTCGAGAACCCGGCGTAA
- the dph2 gene encoding diphthamide biosynthesis enzyme Dph2 — MSQESEFSEGDLRNTGMSLKHDREWDYELDRIVEAVEERDAKKVGLQFPEGLKRRGPRVADDIRELVPDDVTVMLSGQPCYGACDLDTFLMKRTDVFVHFGHSPMKNTDKVIYVPLFSNVDVFPIMEEALEELPGDEVGLVTTAQHMNQFEDMKAWLEERGYEVHTRRGDDRLTHEGQVLGCNYASAEVDADQVLYVGGGKFHPLGLAMEHPDKKVVIGDPVNNVVTVADTEKFMKQRYASVHKAMDAEKWGVIFCTKIGQGRWEQAQDILDDNDNAYLITMDEVTPDRLRNFDMDAFVNTGCPRITTDDGPQFHKPMLTPGEYEIAVGNKPLDELSFDTFHGTW, encoded by the coding sequence ATGAGCCAGGAGTCGGAGTTCTCGGAGGGGGACCTGCGAAACACGGGCATGTCCCTCAAGCACGACCGCGAGTGGGACTACGAACTCGACCGCATCGTCGAGGCCGTAGAGGAGCGCGACGCGAAGAAGGTCGGCCTGCAGTTCCCGGAGGGGCTGAAACGTCGCGGCCCTCGGGTGGCCGACGACATCCGCGAACTCGTCCCCGACGACGTGACCGTGATGCTGTCGGGCCAGCCCTGTTACGGGGCCTGTGACCTCGACACCTTCCTGATGAAGCGGACCGACGTGTTCGTCCACTTCGGCCACTCGCCGATGAAGAACACGGACAAGGTGATCTACGTCCCGCTGTTCTCGAACGTCGACGTGTTCCCCATCATGGAGGAGGCGCTGGAGGAACTGCCGGGCGACGAGGTCGGCCTCGTCACCACCGCCCAGCACATGAACCAGTTCGAGGACATGAAGGCGTGGCTGGAGGAGCGCGGCTACGAGGTCCACACGCGCCGCGGCGACGACCGCCTGACCCACGAGGGACAGGTGCTCGGCTGCAACTACGCCTCCGCCGAGGTCGACGCCGACCAGGTGCTGTACGTCGGCGGCGGGAAGTTCCACCCGCTCGGCCTCGCGATGGAGCACCCCGACAAGAAGGTCGTCATCGGCGACCCCGTCAACAACGTCGTCACGGTGGCCGACACGGAGAAGTTCATGAAGCAGCGCTACGCGTCGGTCCACAAGGCGATGGACGCCGAGAAGTGGGGCGTCATCTTCTGCACGAAGATCGGCCAGGGCCGCTGGGAGCAGGCCCAGGACATTCTGGACGACAACGACAACGCCTACCTCATCACGATGGACGAGGTGACGCCGGACCGCCTGCGCAACTTCGACATGGACGCGTTCGTCAACACCGGCTGTCCGCGGATCACCACCGACGACGGCCCGCAGTTCCACAAGCCGATGCTGACGCCCGGCGAGTACGAGATCGCGGTCGGCAACAAGCCACTGGACGAGCTCTCCTTCGACACGTTCCACGGCACCTGGTAA
- a CDS encoding DMT family transporter, with protein sequence MDIYKFRNVWTFVALAVVWGSSFIAIKSGLASLPPVLFAALRYDIAALVVLGYAAIRSERWIPRAGPELRLVATGGTLMVGLHFALLFSGQQYVSSAIGAIVLSLTPVVTPPIAFLLLDDETLSRPGVAGVLLGLVGVAVVANPTGSSLDGGILGVGLLFLSALSFALGSVLTRRFRVGLGTVPTQAWMLAVGALVLHAISAATGESLAAASWSPRVVAGLLYLAVVAGAGGFLLYFDLLERTGPNEASLVNYATPAVAAVAGWAALGETITASTVAGFAVIVAGFALLKWESLSALVSDSEPTSDRRPAGGGSVVVQGNVYLKDAE encoded by the coding sequence ATGGATATATACAAATTCAGAAACGTCTGGACGTTCGTCGCTCTCGCCGTCGTGTGGGGGTCGTCGTTTATCGCGATCAAATCGGGGCTCGCGTCGCTCCCGCCGGTGCTGTTCGCCGCGCTGCGGTACGACATCGCCGCGCTGGTGGTGCTCGGGTACGCAGCCATCCGGTCGGAGCGCTGGATCCCCCGTGCCGGCCCCGAACTGCGTCTCGTCGCGACGGGCGGAACGCTGATGGTCGGGCTCCACTTCGCGCTGCTGTTCTCCGGCCAGCAGTACGTCAGCTCCGCGATCGGCGCGATCGTGCTCAGCCTCACACCCGTCGTCACGCCGCCGATCGCCTTCCTGCTGCTGGACGACGAGACGCTGTCGCGGCCCGGGGTCGCCGGCGTCCTGCTCGGCCTCGTCGGCGTCGCGGTCGTCGCGAACCCGACCGGCTCGTCGCTCGACGGCGGGATCCTCGGCGTCGGGCTGCTGTTCCTCTCGGCGCTCTCCTTCGCGCTCGGGTCGGTGCTGACGCGGCGGTTCCGCGTCGGCCTCGGCACCGTGCCGACGCAGGCGTGGATGCTGGCCGTCGGTGCGCTCGTGTTGCACGCCATCAGCGCGGCGACAGGGGAGTCGCTCGCGGCCGCCTCGTGGTCGCCCCGTGTCGTCGCCGGCCTGCTGTATCTCGCCGTCGTTGCCGGGGCCGGTGGGTTCCTGCTCTACTTCGACCTGCTGGAGCGCACCGGGCCGAACGAGGCGAGCCTCGTCAACTACGCCACGCCGGCCGTCGCCGCGGTCGCCGGCTGGGCGGCGCTGGGCGAGACGATCACCGCCTCGACCGTGGCCGGGTTCGCCGTCATCGTCGCCGGGTTCGCGCTGCTGAAGTGGGAGTCGTTGTCCGCGCTCGTGAGCGATTCCGAGCCGACCTCCGACCGTCGGCCGGCGGGTGGCGGCTCCGTCGTCGTGCAGGGGAACGTCTACCTGAAAGACGCCGAATAG
- a CDS encoding YlbF family regulator — MSIETDAAAETADEDVEALGRELGEAIADLPEYREFEEKKAAVEASDEAQAKIEEFEEIRQEFMLARQTGEASQEDLREVQRAQQELHEIPVMAEYHDAQNALDARLEAVNEAISEPLAVDFGEEAGGCCQD, encoded by the coding sequence ATGAGCATCGAGACCGACGCTGCCGCGGAGACGGCCGACGAAGACGTCGAGGCGCTCGGCCGGGAGCTCGGCGAGGCGATCGCCGACCTGCCCGAGTATCGGGAGTTCGAGGAGAAGAAAGCGGCCGTCGAGGCGTCCGACGAGGCCCAGGCGAAGATAGAGGAGTTCGAGGAGATCCGCCAGGAGTTCATGCTCGCCCGGCAGACCGGCGAGGCGAGCCAGGAGGACCTCCGCGAGGTCCAGCGCGCACAGCAGGAACTGCACGAGATCCCCGTCATGGCGGAGTACCACGACGCCCAGAACGCGCTCGACGCGCGCCTCGAAGCGGTCAACGAGGCGATCTCGGAGCCGCTGGCCGTCGACTTCGGCGAGGAAGCCGGCGGCTGCTGTCAGGACTGA
- a CDS encoding isochorismate synthase, with protein sequence METQRSGPAADAPLVTRSRAIPAVPVRTALDAFDAPRAVWAAPGEPTVAGCGAAATVVADENRFAAVREAADDLFGSFDDGAAPPARPRLFGGFAFHDDHDPEPPWEGFPPAYFVLPRVQVTTDGDDAWVTVNAVGPDDQSEVDNRLDAAAATLQDLPGPGPPAAPPGVAERRPTTGRDEWREQVEGALARIDGGDLTKVVLAQALGTRLERDLSVPDALAALRATYPDCHRFLIDGRAPGDAGDAGRADGSTLFGATPERLASVSGRRLETEALAGSTGRGDTPEEDEWLARELLDSEKDVREHEIVTEAVREQIAPFAASVRTGPRTVRKLDTVQHLRTPVSADLDDAEHVLDVVEALHPTPAVGGLPPDRALRTIRETETFDRGWYAAPVGWFDAAGNGTFAVAIRSAVARGDAATLFAGAGIVADSDPEREWDEIQLKYRPVLDALER encoded by the coding sequence ATGGAGACACAGCGCAGCGGACCGGCCGCGGACGCCCCGCTCGTAACGCGGAGCCGGGCGATACCCGCCGTCCCGGTCCGGACAGCTCTCGACGCCTTCGACGCCCCGAGAGCCGTCTGGGCCGCGCCCGGCGAGCCGACCGTCGCCGGCTGTGGCGCGGCCGCCACGGTCGTCGCGGACGAGAACCGCTTCGCGGCGGTCCGCGAGGCGGCCGACGACCTGTTCGGCTCGTTCGACGACGGCGCAGCGCCGCCTGCCCGCCCGCGACTGTTCGGGGGGTTTGCCTTCCACGACGACCACGACCCGGAACCGCCGTGGGAGGGATTTCCGCCCGCTTACTTCGTCCTGCCGCGCGTGCAGGTCACGACCGACGGCGACGACGCCTGGGTCACGGTAAACGCCGTCGGACCGGACGACCAGTCCGAGGTCGATAACCGACTCGACGCAGCCGCGGCAACCCTGCAGGACCTCCCCGGCCCCGGCCCGCCGGCGGCACCACCGGGTGTCGCGGAACGGCGACCGACCACCGGACGCGACGAGTGGCGCGAGCAGGTCGAGGGCGCGCTCGCCCGGATCGACGGCGGCGACCTGACGAAGGTCGTCCTCGCGCAGGCGCTCGGGACGCGGCTGGAACGGGACCTCTCGGTCCCGGACGCGCTCGCCGCGCTCCGGGCGACGTACCCGGACTGCCACCGCTTTCTCATCGACGGGCGCGCGCCCGGTGACGCCGGCGACGCAGGTCGGGCCGACGGGTCGACCCTGTTCGGCGCGACCCCGGAGCGCCTCGCGTCGGTGTCGGGCCGGCGGCTGGAGACCGAGGCGCTCGCCGGCTCGACCGGCCGGGGCGACACGCCCGAGGAGGACGAGTGGCTCGCCCGGGAACTGCTGGACAGCGAGAAGGACGTGCGCGAACACGAGATCGTCACCGAGGCGGTCCGCGAGCAGATCGCTCCCTTCGCCGCATCCGTCCGCACCGGTCCGCGGACCGTCCGGAAGTTAGACACGGTCCAGCACCTCCGGACGCCCGTCTCGGCGGATCTGGACGACGCCGAACACGTCCTCGACGTGGTCGAGGCGCTCCACCCGACGCCCGCTGTCGGCGGCCTGCCGCCGGACCGCGCCCTGCGGACCATCCGCGAGACCGAGACGTTCGACCGGGGGTGGTACGCCGCGCCGGTCGGCTGGTTCGACGCGGCCGGCAACGGGACGTTCGCGGTGGCGATCCGGTCGGCCGTCGCCCGCGGCGACGCGGCGACGCTGTTTGCCGGAGCCGGCATCGTCGCCGACAGCGACCCCGAACGCGAGTGGGACGAGATCCAGCTGAAGTACCGGCCGGTTCTGGACGCCCTCGAACGATGA